A window of Streptomyces profundus genomic DNA:
GCACCACCGGCGAGCGCCCCGGGTTGGCCGGGCACCCGGCGGTGCTCGCGGCCCTCGCCGGCCGCAGGGCGCAGCTCTCCCCGTTCTGGCTCCGGCTGCGGGATGCGGTGCCCGCCGCCCGTCAACCAGCCGTGCGGACGCGGGTGTTGGTGGTGGACGGCGAGGACACGTTCACCTCGATGCTGGCCCATCTGCTGCGCTCGACCGGCGCGGACGTGGCCCTGATCCGCTATGACGAGCCAGGCGTGCGGGAGCGCGCGCTGGCGCATCGGGGCCGGGTGGTGCTGGGCCCGGGGCCCGGGGATCCGGGGGACGCGGACGACCCGAGGATGCGGACGCTGCGCACGCTCACCGCCGACCTGCTGGCGCGGCACCGGCACGGTCTGGTCGGGGTCTGCCTCGGCCATGAGCTGATCGCCGCCGAGCTGGGGCTGCCCGTGGTGCGCAAGCGGGTGCCCTACCAGGGCGCCCAGGAGCGGATCGATCTCTTCGGCACCGAGCGGGTGGTCGGCTTCTACAACTCCTACACCGCCCGCTGTGACGCGGCGGCGGCCGAGCGGCTGGCCGCGCGCGGGGTGCGGCTGAGCGTGGACGAGGCCAGCGGCGAGGTGCACGCGCTGCGCGGCCCCGGCTTCGCCGGCGTGCAGTTCCACCCGGAGTCGGTGCTGACCCTGCGGGGCCCCGAGATCGTCGCGGAGCTGCTGAGCGCCACGGCCAACCCAAGACCGGTGGCCTGAGGCGGAACGCGACGAGCCCCGTCGGCGCGACGGTCGCCGGCGGGGCTCAGCGCTCCTGGGCGCCGCCCTTGGCGGCTTCGGCCAACTCCCGTTTGGCGACGGTGGCGTAGACGTCCACGTACTCCTGGCCGGAGAGCCTCATGATCGCGTACATCACCTCGTCGGTGAGCGAGCGCAGGATGAAGCGGTCGCCCTCCATGCCCTGGTAGCGGCTGAAGTCCAGTGGGGCGCCGATCCGGATGCCGGGCCGCATCAGCTTGGGGACCACCTTCCCCGGCGGCTGGATCTTCTCCGTGTCGATCATGGCGACCGGCAGCACGGGCGCCCCCGTGGCCAGCGCCACCCGGGCGAGACCGCCGGGCTTGCCCCGGTAGAGGCGGCCGTCGGGCGAGCGGGTGCCCTCCGGGTAGATGCCGAACAGCTCGCCGCGCTCCAACACGGCTATCGCGCTGCTGATCGCCGCCTCCCCCGCGCCGCGCGCCCCGGAGCGGTCCACCGGCAGCTGCCCCACGCCCTTGAAGAAGGCCGCCGTCAACTTCCCCTTGACCCCGGGAGCGTTGAAGTACTCCGCCTTGGCGATGAAGGTGACCCGGCGGTCGAGCACCGCCGGCAGGAAGAAGGAGTCGGAGAACGAGAGGTGGTTGCTGGCCAGAATCGCGGGCCCGTCGGCGGGCACGTGCTCCTTGCCCTCCACCCAGGGTCGGAAGGCCGCCTTCAGCCCCGCCCCCACGGACATCTTCATCGCTCCGTACAACAAGACGTACCTCCCGTGTGATCGGTGCTGACCCTACTGGGCTTTCCCATCCGTGGCGCGCCCCGGAACGGCCCACGTAGGCTGGCAAGACCCGCTTGTACCCCTGACGGGTACCCAGTCGAAGGGAGCCGTCGCCGATGCGCCTTCTGCCCGGCGCCGAGCCTTACCACCACATCCCCGACGAAGGGGCCCAGGTGGGAGTGCTGCTCTGCCACGGCTTCACCGGCAGCCCGCAGTCGCTGCGGCCCTGGGCCGAGCATCTCGCCGCCCAGGGCTTCGCCGTCTCGCTGCCGCTGCTGCCAGGTCACGGAACGCGCTGGCAGGACATGCGGCACACCGGCTGGCAGGACTGGTACACGGTGGTGCACCGGGAGCTGCTCAGGCTGAACGAGATCTGCGGGCGCGTGGTGGTCTGCGGCCTCTCGATGGGCGGCACCCTGGCGCTGCGGCTGGCCGCGCGCCAGCCGGGGAATGTCCACGCCCTGGCGTTGGTTAACCCGGCGCTCACCTTTCCCGCCGTCAAGGGCGCGGCCCTGGGGGTGTTGCGGCATCTCGTGCCCAGCACGCCGGGTCTGGTGGGCGATATCGCCAGGCCGGGGGTGCGCGAGGTGGGCTACGACCGGGTGCCTTCGCACGCCGCGTACTCGCTGCGCGAGCTGTTCTCCCTGGTGCGCGCCGAACTCGCGCAAGTGACCCAGCCGCTGCTCCTGACGCACAGCGCGGTGGACCACGTGGTGCCGCCGTCGGACTCGGCGCTGCTGCTGTCCTCGGTCTCCTCCGTCGATGTGCGGGAGGTGGTGCTGACGGACAGTTTCCACGTGGCCACCCTGGACCACGACGCGGAGCGTATCTTGCAGGAGACGGACGCCTTCATCACTCGCCTCGTGACAAGGAAGACTGCCCGTGACGGAACGTGACCAGGAGCGCGGTGACGGCCGCGATCCGATCGACGAGGAAGCCGCCTGGGCGGAGATCGTCGCCGGCTACGGCGAGGAGCCCGCTGACCCGCCGGGCGTCTGGCCACGCGCGGAGGACGTCGAGCCGATCGAGCGGTCGGACCGGCTGCCCGAAGAGGTGCTGAACGACCTTCCGCCCGATCTCACGCCGCGCGCGGCGGGGCCGCAGGAGGAGGCGGGGCCGCGCGATCTCGGCCCGCGCGACTGGGTGGCCGAGGAGGAGGACGAGGGCCACTTCGAGCCGCCGGACCCGCCGCCGCTGCCGGAGACCGACCTGACCACCAAGGTGGCCTGGATGGCGGTGCTCGGCGGGCCCCTGCTGCTGATCGTCACGGTGCTGCTCCAGCAGCGGATGTCCTGGTGGGTCGTCACGCTGGGCGTGGGCGGATTCCTCGGCGGCTTCGCCACCCTGGTCTCCCGGCTGCGCGACGGCGAGGACGACTGGCAGGACCCGGGCAACGGCGCGGTGGTCTGACGCGGGCCGTGTTCAGACGGTCAGCTCGGCCAGCACCGGGAGATGGTCGGAGGCGCGGACGAGGTCGTCGGCCGCGGGCGCCGTGGGCACCCCGCAGGAGCGCACGGTGACCGCCTCGGTGCACAGCACGGCGTCGATCCGGCGCCGCCCCGCCCCGGCCGGATAGGTGAACTCACCGCCGGCGGGGGCCCGTTCCCAGCCGTCCGTGAGTGCGCCCGCCAGCCGCCGGAAGGTGGGCCCGCCGGCCGGCTCGTTGATATCGCCGGCCACCACCCCGGCGGGAACGTCCATCGCGGCCAGCCGCCGCAGCAACAGCTCGCCCTGGGCGCGGCGTTCGGCGGCGAGAAGGCTCAGATGGCAGCTGATCACCGCCAGCCTGGTGTCCCGGCCGAGGCGCAGCACCGCCGTGGCGAGCCCGCGCCGGTGGGCGCCCCTGGTGAGCGGGAAGGTGAGGTCCTCGGCGCGCTCGACGGCGACCCGCAGCCGCGAGAGGATCATGGTGCCGCAGGACGGCGCCCCGCCGGTGACCGTGACCAGGCCGCTCTCCCTGGCCAGCCGGGCGGCGTGCTTGCGCCAGCGGAAGAAGCGCGGCATCTCCTGGAGGCAGACCACGTCGGGCGCCGTGGCCCGGATCACCCGGGCCACGGCCTGCCGGTCGTCACGCAGCGATCTGACGTTGTAGCTGAGCAACCTGATCGTGGTGGACAACGCCGCTCCGGCTCTTCCTCAGCCCTGCCTGGCCAGGTCGGCGGCGCCCACCAGGCCCGCCCGGCCGCCGAGTTGGGCGGCCAGCACCTGGGCGTGCGGGCGGTGCCGGCCGCCGACCAGCCAGCGGCGGAAGGACTTGCGGATCGGTTCGAGGACCAGATCCCCCTCGTCGGAGACCCCGCCGCCGACGATGAACGCGGACGGGTCGAAGAGGGACGCCAGATCGGCGAGCCCGGCGCCGGCCCAACGGGCCAGCTCCCGGAAGGAGTCGACGGCGACCCGGTCGCCCTGCCGGGCCGCGTCGCTGACATGCCGGCCCTCGATGCCCTCGGGCGTGCCGTCGCCCATGCCGAGCAGCAGTTCGGCGTTCTCCGGGGTGGCATGGGCGCGCTGCCTGGCGTAGCGGACCAGCGCCCGCCCCGACGCGTACTGCTCCCAGCAGCCCTGGCTGCCGCAGCCGCAGAGCAGGCCGTCGGGCACCACCCGCAGGTGGCCGAACTCGCCGGCGACGCCGAAGCGTCCGCGGTGCAGCTTGCCGCCGATGATGATGCCCCCGCCGAGCCCCGTGCCCAACGTGATGCAGACCACATCGTCGTGGCCGGCGCCGGCGCCGAAGCGATACTCGCCCCAGGCCGCGGCGTTGGCGTCGTTCTCCACCACGACGGAGAGGCCGACCCGCTGCTCGATCTTGTCCTTGAGGGCCTCGTGGCGCCAGCGGATGTTGGGGGCGAAGAGCACGGTGGCCCGCTTGTCGTCCACGTACCCGGCGGCGCCGATGCCCACCGCGTCGGCCGAAGTCCCCTCGCCCACCGCCTTGATGGCGGCGGCGATGGCCTCGATCACGCCCTCGGGGGTGGGCGGGGTCGGAACCTGAGAAGTGCCGAGGATCGAACCATCCTCGTCGACCACACCGGCCGCGATCTTCGTACCGCCGATGTCGACGCCGATCGTCAGTCCCATTTGTCCCTCAAGTGAATGTCGGTGGTACCCGCCTCCCGTCCACGTTACCGGAGGTGGGCGGGGGCGTCCCCCGGCATTCAGTCGAGGTCGATACGGTGGGCGCCACCGGATCCAGCGGAATCATCCGGGTCATCACGATTGCCAGGATCCGCCCCCGGCTCCGGCCGGGACGCCTCGGCCGGCTGGTCGGCGCTCGCGGAGGGGCGGGCCCAGCGGCCCTCCTGGTCCAGCACGGCGGCCCGGTAGGCGGCCAGCAACTCCTGCCCGGCGGAGGCGAGATGCTCGAACGCCTCCGCGTTGCGCTCGATCACCGGCTCCACGGCGGACCGCGCCTGCCGCGCCAACGGCTTGGCGAACAGGCCGACTTGCGGCCCGAGACGGGAACCGAGATCGCCGAGGCGCTCGGCCAGCGTGTCCGCCAGACGACGCAGCTCCTCGGCGGCGTCCCCCGGCTGCGGCCCGTAACGCGCGCGCCGCCTTGCCTGCTCGGCGGCCAGATCCTCCGCACAGGCCGCCGCCCACGGATCGCCCTCGTCCGCCGGCCGGGCGGCCGGCTCGTCGACGGGGTGCTCGGGGTGCTCGGGTACGTCGCTGCTCATCGCGGCCTCCTGAAGGGTGCGCGTCCCCTTCGACGTTACCGGAACACCGCCGCGCCCCACCCTGGCCGGCGGCCCGGGCCGGCGAGAAAGCCCCGGGCCCCTACCCGGGCGAACGCTCCGGCCAGCGGGCGGGATCCGGGGCGAAGCGCACCCCCACGGCCGGGGAAGCCCGAACCACACCCCAAGACCCCCACGCCCCTACCCGGGCGAACGCTCCGGCCAGCGGGCGGGATCCGGGGCGAAGCGGACGGTCAGCTCGCCGCTGGCGAAGGCGGCGCCGGCGATCGTGCAGCGGCGGGGCGCCGACGGCAGCGCCAGCACCCGGCGGAACGGGCCGACGGTGACCACGAGTTCGTCGCCCTGCCGCACCAGGTCCAGGCTCTCCTTGGCCGCGCCCGGCAGCGGCAGCCGCCACACCAGCAGGCCCTCGTCCGCCAGCCGGTCCTCCAGGACCGGCGTCTGACGGGCGACGTCCGCCGTGGGCGGCGGCGGCAGCAGCTCGGCGAGCGCCGCCGCGTCCGGCTCGGCCACCAGCATCGGCAGCCGCCGGGGCGGCTCGGCCAGCAGCGCCGCCCCCGCGAATTCGGCCAGCACGGCCGCCTGCCGGGCGGCGACGCCGGCCAGCCAGGGATCGGACCCCTGGGGCACCAGCCGGTTGGCGATGATCTCCTCCACGCCGACGCCGTGCAGCGCCAGCCCGGCGCGCGCCGTGCGCGCGGTGGCGGCCGAGCGCGCGTTCGGCTCGAAGACGAGCCGCGCCGCCGTCCCCGGCGCCTCGATCAGCCGCTGCCCCTCCGCGAGCGCCTCGTCCCAGCCCTCCGCCGCCGTGAACAGCCCGTCCGCCGGCATCGGGATGCTGGCTATCTGCGCCAGCAGCGGGCGCAGCGCCCTGGCGGTGCGGCGCTCCCCCGGCAACAGCTGGCGCAGATAGCGGCGCAGCTGCTCGGGCAGCGCCAGCAGCCTGACGGCGTCCAGCGCCGGCGGCAGGTCCACCACGATCAGCGGCCAGCGCTCCGCGGCGTGCGCGGCGCGCAGCGCGGCCAGCACGGCCAGCGGCTCGGCGCCCGGCAGCTCGGTCAGCTCGTCGTCCTGAAGGGTGGCCGAGCCCAGCGTGGCCAGCGTGGAGCGGGCCGTGCGCTGCGCGGCGAGCACGGCGGCGCGGAAGTCGGCGGCCGGGTCGATCCGCGCCACCCAGAGCCCGGGCGCCGCCTCGGTTGGCCTCCCGTCGGGCCGCACCGGGGCCCCGCCGAGCAGCGCGGCGAGCCGGTCGGCCGGCTCCCGGCTCAGCAGCAGCGTCAACCGGCCGGCGCGCGCCCCGGCCAGCGCCGTCGCCGCGGCCACGCTGCTGACGCCGTCCCCGCCCGGCCCGGTGACCAGCAGCGTGCGGGAGGCCCCGTGGGGCGTATCGGTCACCCGGCGTCGCCCGTGCCGCCCTCGACCCGCGTCTTCAGCCCGGCGAGGGCGCGGTCGATGATGACCTTCTCCGCCTTGCGCTTGATGCTGCCCAGCATGGGGATCTTCACATCGACCGTCAGCTGGTAGGTGACCTCGGTGTGCTTCCCGCCGGCGACCGGCGCCAGCCGGTACGAGCCGTCCAGGGACCGCAGCATCCGCGACCTCACCAGCGACCAGCTGACCGCGTCGGCGTCCTCCCACTGGTAGGCCAGGGTGTGCTCGTCCTTGATGGCCCCCGCGTCGAGCAGCAGCCGCACCTGCTCGGCTCTGCCCCGCTCGTCCCTGGCCAGCACCTCGGCCTCCTTGACCTCCCCGGTCCACTCCGGGTAGCGGTCGAAGTCGGAGATCACCGCCATGACCTCGGCCGGGGTGGCCTCGATGGTGATGCTCGACCTGGTGTGTTCGGCCATCGGATCTGGCTCCTCGCGCTTATCTCCCGGTGCCGTCCCGGGGAAGGCTATCGCGCCTGGCAGGCCGCCTCGGGACCGCCTGACATCGCACCTGACGACGCCGGCCGACCCCTCGTTCCTACTGGGGAGTACCCTGCGCAGCAAGGGGGCGCGAACG
This region includes:
- a CDS encoding lysophospholipid acyltransferase family protein, producing the protein MSVGAGLKAAFRPWVEGKEHVPADGPAILASNHLSFSDSFFLPAVLDRRVTFIAKAEYFNAPGVKGKLTAAFFKGVGQLPVDRSGARGAGEAAISSAIAVLERGELFGIYPEGTRSPDGRLYRGKPGGLARVALATGAPVLPVAMIDTEKIQPPGKVVPKLMRPGIRIGAPLDFSRYQGMEGDRFILRSLTDEVMYAIMRLSGQEYVDVYATVAKRELAEAAKGGAQER
- a CDS encoding alpha/beta hydrolase; this translates as MRLLPGAEPYHHIPDEGAQVGVLLCHGFTGSPQSLRPWAEHLAAQGFAVSLPLLPGHGTRWQDMRHTGWQDWYTVVHRELLRLNEICGRVVVCGLSMGGTLALRLAARQPGNVHALALVNPALTFPAVKGAALGVLRHLVPSTPGLVGDIARPGVREVGYDRVPSHAAYSLRELFSLVRAELAQVTQPLLLTHSAVDHVVPPSDSALLLSSVSSVDVREVVLTDSFHVATLDHDAERILQETDAFITRLVTRKTARDGT
- a CDS encoding endonuclease/exonuclease/phosphatase family protein, with the translated sequence MSTTIRLLSYNVRSLRDDRQAVARVIRATAPDVVCLQEMPRFFRWRKHAARLARESGLVTVTGGAPSCGTMILSRLRVAVERAEDLTFPLTRGAHRRGLATAVLRLGRDTRLAVISCHLSLLAAERRAQGELLLRRLAAMDVPAGVVAGDINEPAGGPTFRRLAGALTDGWERAPAGGEFTYPAGAGRRRIDAVLCTEAVTVRSCGVPTAPAADDLVRASDHLPVLAELTV
- a CDS encoding ROK family glucokinase, with product MGLTIGVDIGGTKIAAGVVDEDGSILGTSQVPTPPTPEGVIEAIAAAIKAVGEGTSADAVGIGAAGYVDDKRATVLFAPNIRWRHEALKDKIEQRVGLSVVVENDANAAAWGEYRFGAGAGHDDVVCITLGTGLGGGIIIGGKLHRGRFGVAGEFGHLRVVPDGLLCGCGSQGCWEQYASGRALVRYARQRAHATPENAELLLGMGDGTPEGIEGRHVSDAARQGDRVAVDSFRELARWAGAGLADLASLFDPSAFIVGGGVSDEGDLVLEPIRKSFRRWLVGGRHRPHAQVLAAQLGGRAGLVGAADLARQG
- a CDS encoding DUF5304 family protein, whose protein sequence is MSSDVPEHPEHPVDEPAARPADEGDPWAAACAEDLAAEQARRRARYGPQPGDAAEELRRLADTLAERLGDLGSRLGPQVGLFAKPLARQARSAVEPVIERNAEAFEHLASAGQELLAAYRAAVLDQEGRWARPSASADQPAEASRPEPGADPGNRDDPDDSAGSGGAHRIDLD
- a CDS encoding ArsA family ATPase; its protein translation is MTDTPHGASRTLLVTGPGGDGVSSVAAATALAGARAGRLTLLLSREPADRLAALLGGAPVRPDGRPTEAAPGLWVARIDPAADFRAAVLAAQRTARSTLATLGSATLQDDELTELPGAEPLAVLAALRAAHAAERWPLIVVDLPPALDAVRLLALPEQLRRYLRQLLPGERRTARALRPLLAQIASIPMPADGLFTAAEGWDEALAEGQRLIEAPGTAARLVFEPNARSAATARTARAGLALHGVGVEEIIANRLVPQGSDPWLAGVAARQAAVLAEFAGAALLAEPPRRLPMLVAEPDAAALAELLPPPPTADVARQTPVLEDRLADEGLLVWRLPLPGAAKESLDLVRQGDELVVTVGPFRRVLALPSAPRRCTIAGAAFASGELTVRFAPDPARWPERSPG
- a CDS encoding SRPBCC family protein, which codes for MAEHTRSSITIEATPAEVMAVISDFDRYPEWTGEVKEAEVLARDERGRAEQVRLLLDAGAIKDEHTLAYQWEDADAVSWSLVRSRMLRSLDGSYRLAPVAGGKHTEVTYQLTVDVKIPMLGSIKRKAEKVIIDRALAGLKTRVEGGTGDAG